In the genome of Paralichthys olivaceus isolate ysfri-2021 chromosome 10, ASM2471397v2, whole genome shotgun sequence, the window ATCGAGTTTACTCCTGGAGACACACAAAGCCGGCACTATGTGAGCACTGTCGTTTACATTTCTGGACAATAACTGTCAGTGGCCTGGTCCCGAATGCAGTTTGTACAAATCAAACAGATTACAAGCGGGTCAATTTCACAAACCTGTCCATTCAAATGATAAAACTTTAATGACAAGAATTTGTCAGCTCTATCAGACAGGAGGAATTACTGGAGATCAAGTCCCTCTTTGTTCGCTCCACGTCGGCCACACAGTGACTGGAGGATGAGGAGCGCTGCTGCTTTGCTGGAGCCTTGTAAAGTTTCAACTGGCAGATGAATTCTTTTAGTTtgctccccccccccgcctcgtttctctctccctctctttccctccctcccactcttTCTCTCCAGAACAACGAGCAGGTTGTCTGTCCAAGGGCACACCTGTAAGGTGCAGACCCTCGACAGGCTTACCTCAGTGGCCTCTCCTGCTGTACTCAAAAGGCAATTATTCCTCCCAGAAGATAGAGCACTGTCaacttcaaacacacaacattctTCAGGCAGATTAGactaaaattatgttttattattttgggcCCTGAAGAATGAATTGGACTCTATTTGGTCGTCTTTGTGGTGAAATCCAAGACAGTTTAAATGGCAGAGGTATGTTTGGAGTCAGGGTAATACTCTGGTGTCTTTATGAAAGGGCAACACAGAGGATCAGATTAGAAGCCGAACAGCGAGAGTCTTTCAGTGCGGCTGTGCTATCATCTCTGTCTTCTTGTCCATGCCTGTAGAGAGGTTAAATTAAATGGCTGTAATAAATGTTTTGGTCTTGCTGATGTGGTATGGCCGGCTATCAAACGAAAACACTGTGGAGAAATGGCATGGTGGAAGatcagagagaggaacaaaTGGAGGGTGGGAGAACTATGTCAGCACATTACCAACATTAGAAACGGACTTGTTTTCACTTAAACCTCAATTATAATGCTGGCTCCAGAAACAATTATATTGATGAATGCTTTCTAAGTTACTGTAATTAAATTATTCCATTTAATTAACGAATTATATTGAATTTCTCCCCAGAGGACGGCATTAGCCTCATCTGCTGTTTTACAAACAGGAGTACTCTAATGTTGTGTGCTATGAAATGATTACTAATGCCTAATGAAACTGTGTCAGATCAGATAAATGCTGCACAGAGTCAACAATCCAGGCTTGTAACTCAGCCAAACttgagacaaaataataaagcCAAAGAAGAGAATTATTGATTGTATTTTCTCAAGGGCAGGCTTTAAAGCTGACATCATATAAATTATAATTCTGAGAGCCTGCATgagcttttaaagaaaataaagaaagtcAAACTACATATGTATTATGCAgggttttttaaataatcatctTGGTATAAATAAGCAATTgctttttataatatatatataatatgtgtttttaaactcaACTTGTACGAGTCTTTAAGGAGACTCAGACGACCAAATTTTTAATTTGCAAGTGAGTACTGCTAAATCAAAGTGCCAGTTTATTGCATGACAACATCCCGTTGCTGTCTCTGCTCACTGGCTATAGAAGGTAATTATACAcaatataaaactgaaatgcaTAACTGTCTCACTTTGATGGTTCAGTACATAAACGCACAAGGGAGGTTCCACTGTGGCTGACCATTGCCCTCTGGTGGGAGCGCCAAGCACCTGCTGGAAGATAAACTAAATATAGAGATTTGTTGGTATTTCTTGTGTAACGCAAACTGTCACAGATAACTCACAATAGCAGGAGAGTGAGTGCACCAATATTACACACTATTACTCACAATCATTTCACAAACAAAATATCGGAAACGATTTCAACCGATCACAGAAAGTTAGGTTAccctttaaaaaatgtaaaaataaaaacccatgGTGGTTGCAGTGTCAACGTGCTGCATGTGTTtattgtccccccccccccttggcTTGGCCATATTAGTccatgagagcagagagagaagttgTGATGCAGTAAGCACATACCACACATTCCCTCTCCTCCACTGTGCAGTTGTTGGGCATATTGTGAGGTTTTAATACTGGGGGATATTGAGGAGGGCTCGGCTCACATTCGCTGTACAGGAAGAGCGGCGGCCAAGAATGACAGTTGCTCCTCTTGGAGCTGAGACATCCATGGATTTAAATTGCACTTTGAAAGGTCAGCTCATGACAGGCAATCAGTCTGCTCCTAATTGGATGATCAGCAGTCATTTGAATATgttcaagattttcttttttaatcacatccatgaaaaaaaaacctatgAATATGTTAACATTTTCTTGGTGCAGAGTCACTGTGATGGTACAAGTAAGTGGATGTTAAATGAATTGCAGCCTTGATgaaatgacaataataaaaacaattgttatttgaaataatttcaCGATAATGTGccttcaaattaaaaattatatacaaaagcaaaataatTGAGATAAtaactttaaattattttcaaaagaaGGAAGGTACAGCGACGTAAGATTAGAAAATGAAGTTAATTAAAATCACACGTAAAATGAGATGATGACTTAATATAACAAACTACATTGTTGGCTATGAGATGCAAAGTCTAGAGACCATAACATGAAAATTAGTTTAGAGGTTGgatttatgaaaagaaaaaaactttgcaTAAGATCCTCTTCTCATTTCACAGCGAGAAATCAATGGTTCATCATTTCTGTACAAACCTCCAAATTAAGAGCTCTGGATGAATCAGAGTTTTCATTATAATAATGGTAAAATGCTATTTTATAAAGTCATCCACGTGTTTTTCAGTATCTTTAGGTGTCATACTTGACCCCATCTAACCTGTGAAACATTCCCATTTAAAACCTGTTCAGTCAAGCCTACATGTGGGTGCAGCTACAACATTAATAAGAGGACAAAAACTGCCTCAAGCAAAACATAGATGGGAGTGGCAGTAAATGTCACACTTAAAGAAACatccttacacacacaaactgattttttattatttttttgcttaTGGTGAAACGTTGCTAAGCGTCCACATCCGTGCCAGTGTTGTGTCATACCTGTGTTTCCAGTTCCAGCATGTTGCACTGGCATTATCACTGATTCTTTACACACGAGTGTGGGAAGAAGAAATCCAAACTCCTGACAAGAGGATTCTGATTTGTTAAGCTCAGGCATAAAGCGGCTGTCACCGTGATCTCAGGAGGGCTGAAGGTTGAAttactgattattttcattgctGAGCCAAGTGTCTGGAGTATACCTGAGGATATAAAGAACAAACAagggcaaatgaaaacatcacatgtcAGAGTTCCTGCAATGTCGCAACAAAAGGTAAAGAACATAAATACAAAACGAATGCGGTTTATTGTAAGTTGAAGATGCTGCAGGCAGGTCCAGGACAGACCATTATTACTGAACCTAAGTCTCCTGCTTCATGATCTGCAAAGCATATGCAGCTATTTTGATAGGAAGCATCTACTgcctgtatatgtgtgtatgtgagggcTTCACTGCTGGCTCAGGAATGTTGGCATCAAGTATGCAGTCCTGACAGACAGCTGCACTGCAGTGGCGTTTTTAACATGCCACACCAGGACCACGAGTGTGCTGCAGGCTCCGAGAAAATCACACTGCATCTAAAGCATGATCGGGAAAACTTGTGtgaggaggatttttttttttagctgtggTGGCAGTTGGGACGTAGAATTAATTTGTTCATAGGAATCATAGAGGTCCATGAATGGATCACTGGGACATGTGTAGAAGGAAGAAATGGATAAAAGTGCACTAAATTCAATTTGTATCTTTATTCATCTTTGGCCTCAAGACGTCTGAGGTCATATGGAGATAAAATAAGACACAGGGCCTGTTCAACATGACCCTGAGGAATACTGCACTGACTCACTTTGTTTGGACTCAGTGAATAACCTGCTCAGTTGTGGACACTAAAACCTGACAGCTTCCTCATCCTCACTCTGCCTCTTcatcccccccccacacattGCTCAGTgttatttctgtgttcctcGGTCATTTCATCCCATCACACAACCACAGTATTCATTACATTAGGTGTATCCCGATCGTCCTGTTTATTTTGTACATGTTCAGCCCCGCCCTGCAGACGCGCTGATACCACGCAGTTGCGTAATTTGACAAGCCAGCGCAAAACAGGGAGAATGAGCGCCTGACAGCCGCCGCTTTGCTGGTGCAGATTGTAaactaacaataataatactaacaACACATATGCGTAATTTACTCCTGGAAGATTTCGGATAGTTAGACCGGTACCTTTTGCTTTTAATGGCCGCTGCTGTGAGGAATAATGTTTGGGTCGCTCCGGGGCAGGACGCGCAGTTTCTCCACAGAAGCGCCACCGCCGCGCCACTGACGGACAGTGTGAGGGGTGAAGATCATGGACAAGTGCTGTGTAACACGAGGGATGCCATCCCGGGAACTTCGTGCTTCCATGATTACAACGTGGTAAGAAGAGACTGcgtttattttcttcttctttctgcatCAGCCTCAGAGCATCACGGTGCGTAAATCCCTGCTGGTTTTTGGCGTAAAGAAAAGCTGATGGAAGCAAAACAGAGCTGTTTTCATTTCCAGCCTAATATTGTAGGTAAAGGCCCAGTGTGCGTTTACTCGTCATGATATTTGCAGCCCCCCTCGTGCATCTGAAATTCAGAGGTTAATGTGTCTGTAGCCACTGATGCTGCTGACATTCACTGGCGAGGCTGAAACGAAAGCGGGGCATGGCTGGGATGTGAAACGCTGCAGCCGCTCCACAAAACTTGTGAGGGAAAGGGAAGCGTTGAGCTGCAGAGCAACTGACTCCTTCTAATTTCAGCCGTGCATGAACAGACAGCTCTGGCTGCGTGGTGCGTTTCAGAAAGGGCGTCTGCTGCTTGTAGAGGGAAgcggtggggggtgggggtgttggTTGGTGGCGTCTTTGATGTGGCACGTGCAGGCCCCAAAATGCATCCACCAATATATTCACAGTggctgggtttgttttttttctaggtCTCATGATTCTTGGTTGCTGAAGGGATCCCACACAAGCAACAAACAACCTGGGattatcatttatttgtatttatttttacaaggaGATGTAAAAATGAACCTGTGAGACGTTCACTGTTCGTGACAAATCCAAGACTTCAAGACCACAAGAGCCTGAGTCTATTTTCTTTGCATGCACAACTTATCTAatcatttccttctcttttccctTTTCAGGCTAAGTCAGAGATGGACAGCTACCTGTctcctcacctgcaggacaTAGCCAACTCCAAAATGTTGTGCAGGGACAGCTCATTGATGCTTGAGCAGCCTTTCCCAGAGGACTTTTCCTCGCCTTACAGCGTCAACATGAGCCTGCTCCTCCCTGACGTCACATACCTGCACCCTGGTCTCTGCAGGACCGTGAGGCAGATCAAAACAGAGCCGCCGCACTCCCTGATGCACCCCACCTGCCAGGGCAGCGGGGGGCCGCCACCGGCTCCCCCGGGTGTCCTGAGCCCGGCCGACACAGCTAGCGATAACTTTTATATCAAACAGGAAGTGCCAGATTTCCAGGATGTTCCCCTGTTTCAGCTTTTGAACTCTGACCTGGAGCAGCTCATTCATGGGTCGCAGCTGAACTCCATCCCCATGGCACCGCTAAGTCTTCCAAATGGGAACGTCCACGTAGGCCCGGCGCCGCATTCTGCAAAACCCACAGGGAATCCTCAGAGCGAGTGTTTTCAATTCAATCGACACTTAGGCCATCAGCAGACACCGACCTATTTGCCCCCTTCTCCGCCAAACTCCGAGCCCCCAAGTCCAGACAGGGGGAAGGAGCTCCTCCACAATCTGTCCCCACCTCCCTCCTATGAAGCCAGCATCGCCTCTAAGTTAACATTTCAGACCCATAATCCCATCGATCCAAGACAGACTCCCAGTGTCGCTCCAATCCAAGGTCCAGACCAAAATACCAGTGTTCGATCAGTCCAGAGTCCAGGTGTTGGTCCAGTCCAGCGTTCGAGCCTGACACCAGTTCAGACAGCACCAGGTGTTGGCCCTCTGTCCCCAGTGTTGGCCCAGTCAGCTTCACTTAAATTCAACCGAAGGAATAATCCTGATCTGGAGAGACGGCGGATTCACCACTGTGACGTCCCAGGTGAGACTCACAGAATCAAAACTGAAATGTTCCGTAGTGAAAAGAACATATCAGAGTACTTACTCTTTCTCCTTCCTAGGATGCAAGAAAGTGTACACCAAGTCCTCTCATTTAAAAGCCCATCTACGGACCCACACAGGTACGTGTTTTGTGTTGCGTTCTTATTTTAAGTGTGGATGTTGCCAGGCAGAAAAGTGTACTTGGCATGTAGATGCATTCTGTCTGCTGACAGACCTGGCCCACATCTCTCTGCTGTCAAATCACATAAACCCTGCAGCTCTCGCAAAGGggacagggagacagacaggacaCGCTGTGATTTACGGCTCGCAGCATCGTGTCAgttttttcatcatgaaaacttCTTCATTAGTCTTTTGAGATATGAAGAAAACGTttcaaatgatgaaaacatgttatgtttctgtgtctttttatttgtagttatttacgattaagttaaagttaaactgtaaaatgtcacGCCTCAGGGTTTGATAGAGACAGGAATCATTgccaaatttttaaaaatgtatatatagagtatattggctgatatattggtatcagaaatgttttctccCCTAATATTGGGATAAAAAATAATGTCTCTGTATTCAGGATACTGTATGTGttgactgtttttattttttgctgaaggAGAGAAGCCTTACCAGTGCTCTTGGGAGGGATGTGAGTGGCGCTTCGCTCGTTCCGATGAGCTGACTCGCCATTTCAGGAAACACACCGGTGCAAAGCCTTTCCAGTGTGGAGTATGCAACCGCTGCTTCTCGCGCTCCGACCACCTGGCACTACACATGAAAAGACACCAGCGCTAGAAACACGCTCCTGCAAATCAAGTCCATCGTGTTATTTTTCCAGTGTAAACATGGACAAAGAACACATTCTAAACAGTGGATTATTCCACTCACTTCCCAGTGGAGATATTCTTAGCAGTGCTGGCCCACACCtaattgtttcttttattgtaaAAAGAATTTAATATTACCTGTTGCcttattttatttccatgtatGCATCCCAATATTGGGGATATTTCCTAAGGTGTCAGTCAAAAATCATGTGATGATGAAATAACAATTAATCTTCCTAAGCCTTTATTTTCACgagattttcttttacttcaatGTAACTTTACAGCCAAGGAATTTCAATCTTTCATTCTAAAGGTTTTCGGGGTAAAGATTATATCTATAATGTATAATATGggcatttatttaaataacttAAACTAGCAAACTGCCACACTGCAAGTGCTGAGGTCGATCGAGTCGTGAACTGGAAGGTCAAAGGATGTGTTGTTTAGAAATGACTGTGTGTCATGAAAAAGTAACGTCAGTTTGTTTTAACAAGTTTTCAGATTTCAGACAGGAAATGGTAGGAGGTTGTGGAGAGTGAAATTGTGGCGAGTGCAGTGCATAGAGCTCAATCACTGCCAGTTATTGGACACGTTGTCACAGAGAATAAATTTACTCAAAGCAAAACAGATAAAGAGCAGAAGGACACTCAGCAGAGCGTGCACCCCGGCCAAGGCCCCACAGTCCTCCTTAAATTCGGCACCAAATCATGCTCGTCATAGATGTTAAACTATGGAAGATACGTATAAACTGTTAATTCTGAATCCACAATAAGTCATACTCACATTGTCGGTAATTATTCCCGGCcgaattggtgaaaatgtcaaatttccTGGATCCGCTCCGATTTCTAAAGCGTTTTTTCTGCCACAGTTACTattcagaaatgtttgtgtgatccTGCCAACGAACAAATAGACAAagaaacggacaggggtgagaACGTAACCTCCGTGGTGGACGTGATATCTGAAATGATCAAACGCTGAAGGCTTTGAGATGTCGTTCTTTTAGACTGCGTTATGAATGTTCTATATCTACACTGAAAAAAGACAATGTATTAAAAACGTACTTCAGTTGttaacacacaaatgaattaaGTTTAAAATCAAATTCTGTTCATACACCTTGAACAAACTTAATTCATTTGTGCTTCACCTACTGAAGTTACTTTTTAAGTTGGTGCCACAGTGTTTTCTTGTTTCAGTCTGTGCCCTCAAGACGCAACATACACAcggtacatttttatttagggACTTTTACGATCAGAGATTTTATTTGATAACtgaaatttattttaaagtgctTGTTTTGCCCCACGTTACTCAGCAGCCACACAGCAATATGTCATTTTTAGCGTCAGCGAAGGGCTCGGAGAACCGCCCACACATAGTTTACAAGAGTTTTGAGTAGATGACATTTGAGCGGCAGGTCAGAGTTATTTTCTGTCCTCTGGAAGTCGTTATGACAGACAAGTGGACGTCCGCTCATcttgattttgttttggttgcaaaTGTCC includes:
- the klf5b gene encoding Krueppel-like factor 5 isoform X2, yielding MKTSHVRVPAMSQQKAKSEMDSYLSPHLQDIANSKMLCRDSSLMLEQPFPEDFSSPYSVNMSLLLPDVTYLHPGLCRTVRQIKTEPPHSLMHPTCQGSGGPPPAPPGVLSPADTASDNFYIKQEVPDFQDVPLFQLLNSDLEQLIHGSQLNSIPMAPLSLPNGNVHVGPAPHSAKPTGNPQSECFQFNRHLGHQQTPTYLPPSPPNSEPPSPDRGKELLHNLSPPPSYEASIASKLTFQTHNPIDPRQTPSVAPIQGPDQNTSVRSVQSPGVGPVQRSSLTPVQTAPGVGPLSPVLAQSASLKFNRRNNPDLERRRIHHCDVPGCKKVYTKSSHLKAHLRTHTGEKPYQCSWEGCEWRFARSDELTRHFRKHTGAKPFQCGVCNRCFSRSDHLALHMKRHQR
- the klf5b gene encoding Krueppel-like factor 5 isoform X1 produces the protein MAAAVRNNVWVAPGQDAQFLHRSATAAPLTDSVRGEDHGQVLCNTRDAIPGTSCFHDYNVAKSEMDSYLSPHLQDIANSKMLCRDSSLMLEQPFPEDFSSPYSVNMSLLLPDVTYLHPGLCRTVRQIKTEPPHSLMHPTCQGSGGPPPAPPGVLSPADTASDNFYIKQEVPDFQDVPLFQLLNSDLEQLIHGSQLNSIPMAPLSLPNGNVHVGPAPHSAKPTGNPQSECFQFNRHLGHQQTPTYLPPSPPNSEPPSPDRGKELLHNLSPPPSYEASIASKLTFQTHNPIDPRQTPSVAPIQGPDQNTSVRSVQSPGVGPVQRSSLTPVQTAPGVGPLSPVLAQSASLKFNRRNNPDLERRRIHHCDVPGCKKVYTKSSHLKAHLRTHTGEKPYQCSWEGCEWRFARSDELTRHFRKHTGAKPFQCGVCNRCFSRSDHLALHMKRHQR